In Melanotaenia boesemani isolate fMelBoe1 chromosome 18, fMelBoe1.pri, whole genome shotgun sequence, the following proteins share a genomic window:
- the gtf3ab gene encoding general transcription factor IIIA, b, producing the protein MEERLQSPKRYACSFFDCQATFRKSWKLEAHLCKHTGLKPFSCENCDKSFCTRYQLTRHELTHSGEKPYKCLADGCSEAFVKNSSMKNHMARVHQLQEKRYQCDHQGCGKDFNKKNQLKAHKCEHQQLLLFHCSYNGCTREFSSHGKLKHHEKVHEGYPCDKEMCPFQGKTWTEYVKHRKEHKVKVPCEDCKKLFNNTWFLHQHELRVHSEVKKSFSCPREGCNKKFTRRFNLESHVLGDHEGKSPFSCAYVGCGKSFAMKESLWRHGVVHDPAKKKLKKVLPKKNQPQRVVQEVTIAAAASQEETNKLAAKLLNTTLEDGKS; encoded by the exons atggAGGAGAGGTTGCAAAGTCCGAAAAGATATGCTTGCTCTTTCTTTGATTGTCAAGCTACGTTCAGAAAATCATGGAAGTTAGAGGCTCATCTATGCAAACACACAGGATTG AAACCATTTTCTTGTGAGAACTGTGACAAGAGTTTCTGTACTCGCTATCAACTCACCAGACATGAGCTGACTCATAGTGGAGAGAAACCATACAA ATGTCTTGCTGATGGATGCTCTGAGGCCTTTGTGAAAAATTCCAGCATGAAAAACCACATGGCTCGAGTCCACCAGCTCCAGGAAAAGCGATATCAG TGTGACCACCAGGGCTGTGGAAAAGATTTCAACAAGAAGAATCAACTGAAAGCCCACAAGTGTGAGCACCAACAGCTTCTGCTTTTTCA ttGTTCTTACAATGGATGCACAAGAGAATTTTCTAGCCATGGAAAACTAAAACATCATGAGAAGGTGCATGAAG GTTATCCTTGTGACAAAGAGATGTGTCCATTCCAGGGGAAAACATGGACAGAATATGTGAAGCACAGAAAAGAACATAAAG TCAAGGTGCCGTGTGAAGACTGTAAAAAGCTCTTCAACAACACCTGGTTCCTGCACCAACATGAGCTACGTGTCCACTCTGAGGTGAAGAAGTCATTCTCGTGCCCCAGAGAAGGTTGCAACAAAAAGTTCACTCGCCGCTTCAACTTGGAGAGTCATGTCCTGGGAGACCATGAGGGGAAGAGTCCTTTTAGCTGTGCCTATGTTGGCTGTGGGAAGAGCTTTGCCATGAAG GAAAGCCTGTGGCGACATGGTGTGGTGCATGATCcagcaaagaaaaagctgaag AAAGTGCTTCCTAAAAAGAATCAGCCCCAGAGGGTGGTGCAGGAGGTCACCATCGCAGCTGCAGCCAGTCAAGAGGAAACAAACAAGCTTGCTGCAAAGCTGCTAAACACCACTTTAGAGGATGGCAAATCTTGA
- the usp12a gene encoding ubiquitin carboxyl-terminal hydrolase 12A: MEILMTVTKFASFCTMGANASALEKEIGSEQFPVNEHYFGLVNFGNTCYCNSVLQALYFCRPFREKILAYRSQPRRKENLLTCLADLFHSIANQKRKVGVIPPKKFITRLRKENELFDNYMQQDAHEFLNYLLNTIADLLQEERKQEKTNGRLANGTLDSQNNNSNATPAPTWVHEIFQGTLTNETRCLTCETISSKDEDFLDLSVDVEQNTSITHCLRGFSNTETLCSEYKYYCEECRSKQEAHKRMRVKKLPMILALHLKRFKYMEQLQRYTKLSYRVVFPLELRLFNTSGDATNPERLYDLVAVVVHCGSGPNRGHYIAIVKSHDFWLLFDDDIVEKIDAQAIEEFYGLTSEISKNSESGYILFYQSRD, translated from the exons ATGGAAATCCTAATGACAGTCACCAAATTTGCCTCTTTTTGTACCATG GGCGCCAATGCCTCTGCTCTGGAGAAAGAGATTGGATCTGAGCAGTTTCCAGTCAATGAGCACTACTTTGGCCTGGTCAAT TTTGGAAACACCTGCTACTGTAACTCGGTGCTGCAGGCTCTGTATTTCTGCCGTCCATTCCGGGAGAAGATCCTGGCGTACCGCAGTCAGCCTCGGCGGAAGGAGAACCTGCTCACCTGCCTGGCTGACTTGTTCCACAGTATTGCCAACCAGAAGAGGAAAGTGGGTGTCATACCGCCCAAGAAGTTCATCACACGGCTACGCAAGGAGAATG AACTGTTTGACAACTATATGCAGCAGGATGCCCATGAGTTCCTAAACTACCTGCTTAACACCATCGCTGACCTACTCCAAGAGGAGAGGAAGCAAGAAAAGACCAATGGCCGCCTTGCCAATGGTACATTGGACTCCCAGAACAACAACAGCAATGCCACACCTGCTCCTACCTGGGTCCACGAGATCTTCCAAGGCACTCTGACTAATGAGACACGCTGCCTCACATGTGAAACG ATAAGCAGCAAAGATGAGGACTTTCTGGACCTCTCTGTGGACGTAGAGCAAAATACCTCCATCACACACTGCCTCAG GGGTTTCAGTAACACAGAAACACTGTGCAGTGAGTACAAATACTACTGTGAAGAATGTAGAAGCAAGCAGGAGGCACACAAGAG gaTGCGTGTGAAGAAGTTGCCAATGATCCTGGCTCTGCACCTGAAGCGTTTTAAGTACATGGAACAGCTGCAGCGCTACACCAAGCTGTCCTATCGCGTTGTCTTCCCCCTGGAGCTCCGCCTCTTCAACACCTCCGGAGATGCCACCAATCCTGAGAGGTTATACGACCTGGTCGCTGTAGTGGTGCATTGTGGGAG tggtCCAAACAGAGGTCACTACATTGCCATTGTGAAAAGTCACGATTTCTGGTTGCTGTTTGATGACGATATTGTAGAG AAAATTGATGCGCAGGCCATAGAAGAATTCTACGGTCTCACGTCTGAAATCTCCAAGAACTCTGAGTCGGGTTACATCCTCTTTTACCAGTCCAGAGACTAA
- the gpr12 gene encoding G-protein coupled receptor 12: MSEEPPVTPSWLSPEPTAWASGGGGSMDNSTSLGTFPSEGSIPPSQLPLLVNPWDIVLCTSGTLIACENALVVLVIWQNPALRAPMFLLIGSLALADLLAGLGLVLHFTCAYLLRSDSAQLLTVGLVVASFSASVFSLLAITIDRYLSLYYALTYNSERTAAFTYTMLVLLWGLSLCLGLLPVTGVNCLAEEATCSVVRPLTKNNIAVLSVSFLLLFGLMLQLYVQICKIVMRHAHQIALQHHFLAATPHYVTTRKGVSTLAIILGTFAACWMPFTVYSLIADYTYPPLYTYATLVPATYNSVINPVIYAFRNQEIQKALWLVCCGCVPASVAQRARTPSDV; the protein is encoded by the coding sequence ATGAGTGAGGAGCCACCGGTCACCCCCAGCTGGCTGAGCCCTGAACCAACAGCGTGGGCAAGTGGAGGCGGGGGATCGATGGATAACAGCACCAGCCTGGGGACGTTTCCATCGGAAGGCTCCATCCCACCCAGCCAGCTGCCACTGCTGGTCAACCCCTGGGACATTGTGCTGTGTACATCGGGGACTCTGATAGCATGCGAGAACGCCCTGGTGGTGCTGGTGATCTGGCAGAACCCAGCGCTCAGAGCTCCCATGTTCCTATTGATCGGCAGCCTGGCTCTGGCGGATCTGCTGGCCGGCCTGGGCCTTGTACTTCACTTCACCTGTGCCTACTTGCTTCGCTCTGACTCGGCCCAGTTGCTGACCGTGGGCTTGGTGGTGGCCTCCTTCTCCGCCTCTGTCTTCAGCTTGTTGGCTATCACAATAGATCGCTACCTGTCGCTGTACTATGCCCTCACATACAACTCTGAGCGGACAGCGGCTTTCACCTACACCATGTTAGTGCTCCTGTGGGGCCTTTCCTTGTGTCTCGGGCTGCTGCCGGTTACAGGGGTCAACTGCCTGGCAGAGGAGGCTACATGCAGCGTGGTGCGGCCACTGACAAAGAATAACATCGCTGTGCTGTCCGTCTCCTTCCTGCTGCTCTTTGGCCTGATGCTGCAACTCTACGTACAAATTTGCAAGATTGTGATGCGCCACGCTCATCAGATCGCCCTCCAGCACCACTTCCTGGCTGCCACACCCCACTACGTCACAACGCGGAAGGGCGTGTCAACCCTGGCCATCATTCTGGGTACCTTTGCGGCCTGCTGGATGCCATTTACTGTCTACTCCCTTATCGCAGACTACACCTACCCTCCACTCTACACCTACGCCACACTGGTGCCTGCCACCTACAACTCTGTCATCAACCCTGTCATCTACGCCTTCAGGAACCAAGAAATCCAGAAAGCCCTGTGGTTGGTTTGCTGCGGCTGCGTGCCTGCAAGTGTGGCCCAGCGTGCACGCACACCTAGTGACGTCTGA
- the rpl21 gene encoding 60S ribosomal protein L21 → MTNTRGKRRGTRYMFSRPFRKHGPIPLSTYMRIYKKGDIVDIKGTGTIQKGMPHKCYHGKTGRVYNVTQHAVGIIVNKQVKGRILAKRINVRIEHVKHSKSRDSFLQRVKENEAKKQEAKQQGNWIELKRQPAPPREAHFVSTKKNEPQLLEPIPYEFMA, encoded by the exons ATGACGAACACCAGAGGCAAGAGGAGGGGGACCAGGTATATGTTCAGCAGGCCATTCCGCAAACATG gcCCAATCCCCCTTTCCACATATATGCGCATCTACAAGAAAGGAGACATCGTTGACATCAAG ggcaCAGGTACCATTCAGAAAGGTATGCCTCATAAATGCTACCATGGCAAGACAGGACGTGTCTACAACGTAACCCAACATGCTGTCGGCATCATTGTCAACAAGCAAGTCAA AGGAAGGATTCTGGCCAAGAGGATTAATGTGCGCATTGAGCATGTGAAGCACTCAAAGAGCAGAGACAGCTTCCTGCAGCGTGTCAAAGAAAATGAGGCCAAGAAGCAGGAGGCCAAGCAGCAAGGCAACTGGATAGAGCTTAAGCGCCAG CCTGCTCCTCCCCGTGAGGCCCACTTTGTCAGCACCAAGAAAAACGAGCCTCagctgctggagcccatccccTACGAGTTCATGGCATAA